The Victivallis sp. Marseille-Q1083 DNA window CACGCCCTCGGTCAGCAGTCCGGCCTGTTCGAAGCCGACGTAACCGGGCGGTGCGCCGATCAGTTTGGAAACCGTGTGCTTTTCGGAGTATTCGCTCATGTCGAAACGCAGGAACGCGATGCCGAGCTGGCCGGCCAGTTGCCGGGCCAGTTCGGTTTTGCCGCAGCCGGTCGGACCGCAGCAGAGAAAGGCGCCGATCGGTTTGAGTTTGTTGCCGATGCCGGCCCGGGCGATTTTGATCGAAGCGGTGACCGCTTCGATCGCCTCATCCTGGCCGAACACCTGGAGCTTCAAATTCCGTTCCAGGTGGCGCAAATTGGTCTGCACGGTGGCGGTCAGCCGCTGCGGCGGCAAATTGGCCATGCGGGCGACCACCGCTTCGATTTCCGCCACCCCCAGCGTCTTGCGCCGCTGTTTGGCGCCGGAAAGCGTATTGGCCGCGCCGGCTTCGTCGATGACGTCGATCGCTTTGTCGGGCAGGAAGCGGTCGTTCAGGTGGCGGGCGGAAAGTTCGGCCGCCGTCTGCAGTGCGCCCGGGGTGTATTTGACCTGGTGAAATTTCTCATAGAACGGCTTGAGGCCGTGCAGGATTTCCACCGTTTCGTCGATCGACGGTTCGGCGATGTCGATCTTCTGGAGCCGGCGGCTGAATGCCTTGTCCTTGAGAATGTGATTCTTGTAATCGTCGTAGGTGCAGGTGCCGATACAGCGCAGCGTCCCGGCCGCCAGCGCCGGCTTCAGCAGGTTGGAGGCGTCCAGTGCGCCGTTGCCGACCGAACCGGCGCCGACGATGTTGTGCAATTCGTCGATGTAGAGGATGCCGCGCTCCAGCGACTGAATCTCCTCGATGACTTTTTTCAGCCGTTCTTCGAAATCGCCGCGGAATTTTGTCCCGGCGATCAAAGCACCGAGGTCGAGCGCGAAAATTTCACTGCCCTGCAGCGTTTCCGGCACTTCACCGGCGACGATCGACCGGCACAGCCCTTCGATGATCGCGCTTTTGCCGACGCCGGCTTCACCGACCAGGATCGGGTTGTTCTTCTTGCGCCGGCAGAGAATCTGCATCGTGCGCTGCAGCTCTTCGGTGCGGCCGATGATCGGGTCGATACGGCCCTGCCGGGCCTGTTCGGTCAAATCGACCGCATATTTTTCCAGCGCGCCGGCGGCCGTCCGCCGCGGCGCTTCCCCGTCGCCGTTCTCTTCATTCGCCGCGGCGTCCGCTTCTTCCGGTTCGTCGGGTTCCCCGTCATCCTCCCACTCTTCCGCGGCGGAATAGTCGCTGTCCCCTTCCTGAAACAACGGATTGCCGGCGATGCACTTAATCAGCCCGAACCGGGTGATGCCGAGTTTTTTGAGGAAGAACACCGCGTGGGTCGATTCCTCTTCGAACAGCGCGACCAGCGTGTCGATGACGCCGAAGGTGTGGCGCTGGACATTGACCGCATGGCGCATGGCGTTCTGCAGCACCCGGTTGACCGCCAGCGAACGCAACGGCGTGGTTTTGCGTCCGAAACTTTCGACCTGGTTGCGGAGGAAATCCAGCAGTTGCCGTCTCAGCGTTTCAATGTCGATATCCAGCGGTTCGAACAACGCGGCGATGCGGGCATTGCGGCTCAGTGCGTACAGCAGATGTTCGGTCAGAACCAATTCATGGTGCAGCGACTGGGCCAGCTCTTCGGCTTGCTGCATGGCCAGGATGAGTTCTTCACTGGGACGGGGCAATTCATTCATAAAACCGGTTACTCCTTTTCCATTTCGCAGCGCAGCGGATACTGGTGTTCTTCGGCCAGCATTCGGACCTGGGCGACTTTGGTTTCCGCCACTTCGAACGAATAGACGCCGCAGATGCCGCGCCCCTGGCGGTGGACCGCCATCATGATCTGTTCGGCCGCCGCCAGCTTGTGGTTGAATACCACCATCAGGACCATGACGACGAAATCCATTGTCGTAAAGTCATCGTTGTAGAGCACCACCCGGTAACGCGGCGGTTCGGCCAGATCGGTGTCGCTGCGCTGTTGCAGCAGTTGTTCGGTCTGCGGCATGATGGCTTACTCGTCCTGCTGTTCCGTCGGCGGCGCCGGTGGCT harbors:
- a CDS encoding AAA family ATPase, with the protein product MNELPRPSEELILAMQQAEELAQSLHHELVLTEHLLYALSRNARIAALFEPLDIDIETLRRQLLDFLRNQVESFGRKTTPLRSLAVNRVLQNAMRHAVNVQRHTFGVIDTLVALFEEESTHAVFFLKKLGITRFGLIKCIAGNPLFQEGDSDYSAAEEWEDDGEPDEPEEADAAANEENGDGEAPRRTAAGALEKYAVDLTEQARQGRIDPIIGRTEELQRTMQILCRRKKNNPILVGEAGVGKSAIIEGLCRSIVAGEVPETLQGSEIFALDLGALIAGTKFRGDFEERLKKVIEEIQSLERGILYIDELHNIVGAGSVGNGALDASNLLKPALAAGTLRCIGTCTYDDYKNHILKDKAFSRRLQKIDIAEPSIDETVEILHGLKPFYEKFHQVKYTPGALQTAAELSARHLNDRFLPDKAIDVIDEAGAANTLSGAKQRRKTLGVAEIEAVVARMANLPPQRLTATVQTNLRHLERNLKLQVFGQDEAIEAVTASIKIARAGIGNKLKPIGAFLCCGPTGCGKTELARQLAGQLGIAFLRFDMSEYSEKHTVSKLIGAPPGYVGFEQAGLLTEGVIRQPHGVILLDEIEKAHSDVFNILLQIFDYGTLTDNNGRKADFRQTIIMLTSNVGARELDAEPIGFGETVLTRAAHSPQKAVEKFFTPEFRNRLDRILYFHPLAPEIMQKIVRKFLRQLQGDLMPKNVVLEADDAAVAYLARHGFDPKLGARPLERLIKRELQLPLAELILFGKLKKGGTVRLTASNDRLLFT
- the clpS gene encoding ATP-dependent Clp protease adapter ClpS, whose amino-acid sequence is MPQTEQLLQQRSDTDLAEPPRYRVVLYNDDFTTMDFVVMVLMVVFNHKLAAAEQIMMAVHRQGRGICGVYSFEVAETKVAQVRMLAEEHQYPLRCEMEKE